TATTGATTACATCTCCGCTCGGTCCGATGAGCTTAATTCCGTTTTTTTCACATTCTTCTCCAAGTTTAGGATTTTCAGCTAAAAACCCATAACCTGGGTGAATTGCATCTGCACCAGATTCTAAAGCAATATCTATAATTTTTTCAATATTTAAATAAGATCTGGCCGGTGAAGGATTTCCCAACGGATAACTTTCGTCTGCATAATTTGTATAAAGAGAAGTTTTATCTGCATCGGAGTAAATGGATACGCTTTTAATGTCGAGTTCACGACAAGCCCTCATAACCCTTATCGCAATTTCTCCTCTATTTGCAATTAATATTTTTTCAAACATTTGAAACCTCAAAGTAATTTTATATTAATAATAATTTATATCTTAAATTATATATTAAATATTTGATTTTGCAAATAAACCATCTTCAAAAAGGAGTATATGATAATAAATTTATTTTATGGTTTCTTTTGCTATTTTTTCCTTAAAAAACAATACATTTATATAGTGAATGTTATATATTTAATATTAATATATTCTCTGAGTATAAAAAAGTTGGTAGCATAAAAAGAAGCTACGGATATTATAATTGATATAATATTTTTGCAAATGTGTAAGTCTTTTAGTGATAGATATATAAATGTAGGGTAATCTTTATATACTTTATTTTACATAGTAAATGTAATGTATAAAGATGAGCTATCTGTATTTATTCCAAATTCATTTATTTCCGAGTCTAAAGACCTTAAAATTCGTACATATAAGGTAGGTATTTTGGGAAGAGCTTTAGCTATTTTTCAAGCAGACAATGTGGTTATTTATAATGATGACCATGTTAAAAATGAAGAAGGGAAAATGGATGGAGAATTTATTGCTGAAGTTTTGAGTTATATGAATACTCCTCAATATTTGAGGAAACAAGTATTTCCTATAAGACCGGAATTAAAGCATGTAGGTATTCTTCCACCACTTAGAACTCCTCATCATCCTGTTAATAGTCAACCAGACGTGGGCGATTATAGACAAGGTTTTACTGTAAAGAGAAATAAGAAAGGAACTTTTGTTGATATAGGTATGGATAAACTTGCATTCTGTAAAGAGCAACTTTCTGTAAAAAGAATTTTTGACTTTAAAATTACTAAGATTGCTAAGAAAGAAGTAATAGTCACACCTGATAAACCAGATGACATTTAC
The nucleotide sequence above comes from Methanobrevibacter sp.. Encoded proteins:
- a CDS encoding putative RNA uridine N3 methyltransferase, giving the protein MYKDELSVFIPNSFISESKDLKIRTYKVGILGRALAIFQADNVVIYNDDHVKNEEGKMDGEFIAEVLSYMNTPQYLRKQVFPIRPELKHVGILPPLRTPHHPVNSQPDVGDYRQGFTVKRNKKGTFVDIGMDKLAFCKEQLSVKRIFDFKITKIAKKEVIVTPDKPDDIYWGYNVISSNKSLKNSLKLIKPNLVVEATRYGDYINSIFDELKPKLDESRSTAILFGGPYSSIQEDISNPNWELFKVNTLPDQGTETVRTEEAVVATLSLFNFMRF